A genome region from Euphorbia lathyris chromosome 4, ddEupLath1.1, whole genome shotgun sequence includes the following:
- the LOC136225831 gene encoding auxin-responsive protein SAUR62-like yields MISAKKLLKLARKWQKLVAIKRKRITLPRTDGVAETSSCSTSTKVEKGHFVVYSADHERFVLPLQYLNNEIMRELFNLAEEEFGLDSDGPLTLPCEAEVMKYAIALIKKKVNRDVEKALLTSIASRCSAFHLQHQSTLQQLPLCSF; encoded by the coding sequence ATGATCAGTGCCAAGAAGCTCCTGAAATTAGCAAGGAAATGGCAGAAACTTGTTGCAATAAAGCGAAAAAGAATCACATTGCCACGAACTGATGGAGTTGCAGAAACCAGCAGCTGCAGCACATCAACAAAAGTAGAGAAGGGTCATTTTGTAGTGTACTCTGCAGATCATGAACGTTTTGTGCTTCCGTTGCAATATCTTAACAATGAAATCATGAGAGAGTTATTCAACTTGGCTGAAGAAGAGTTCGGATTGGATAGCGATGGACCTCTCACATTACCATGTGAAGCAGAAGTTATGAAGTACGCAATTGCTTTGATCAAGAAAAAGGTTAATAGAGATGTGGAAAAAGCATTATTGACTTCCATAGCTAGCAGATGCTCAGCTTTCCATCTGCAACATCAATCAACACTCCAGCAATTACCACTTTGTAGCTTCTGA